In Tenebrio molitor chromosome 8, icTenMoli1.1, whole genome shotgun sequence, a genomic segment contains:
- the LOC138137494 gene encoding golgin subfamily A member 6-like protein 2, with product MKMERDVEYMLEKLGVTDSLNVIIDLLLRLRAKDNAIILAEKDMKMQMQLREKDMEMQLREKDMEMKMRLREKDMEMQVQLREKDMEMQKQLREKDMEMQKQLREKGMEMQKQLSEEDMEVQLLPEKDMEMRKQLHEKDMEMRKQLCEEDMEVQLLPEKDMEMRKQLHEKDMEMRKQLHEKDMEMKLRENNLKMQFLETLHEKDMKFNKKYEALKNQCAKVNWQLLKKGKCLTARTILEHFQETQLGYVDVEEVQYKKFAEKPDNLIEVEAWNFTSDTFATEAASFYRRICQGEHSTSSYKYTGLNGVSGLAIPANILTESEWRVLGLIWKLIPLPVGKLLKYSTNGWLTVITELKDVSIVSEELI from the exons GAGAGAGACGTTGAGTATATGTTGGAAAAGCTTGGTGTTACAGACAGTTTAAACGTAATAATAGATTTGCTATTGCGATTGCGTGCAAAAGACAATGCCATTATATTGGCTGAAAAAGACATGAAAATGCAAATGCAATTGCGTGAAAAAGACATGGAAATGCAATTGCGTGAAAAAGATATGGAAATGAAAATGCGATTGCGTGAAAAAGACATGGAAATGCAAGTGCAATTGCGTGAAAAAGACATGGAAATGCAAAAGCAATTGCGTGAAAAAGACATGGAAATGCAAAAGCAATTGCGTGAAAAAGGCATGGAAATGCAAAAGCAATTGTCTGAAGAAGACATGGAAGTGCAGCTGTTGCCTGAAAAAGACATGGAAATGCGAAAGCAATTGCATGAAAAAGACATGGAAATGCGAAAGCAATTGTGTGAAGAAGACATGGAAGTGCAGCTGTTGCCTGAGAAAGACATGGAAATGCGAAAGCAATTGCATGAAAAAGACATGGAAATGCGAAAGCAATTGCATGAAAAAGACATGGAAATGAAACTGCGTGAAAACAACTTAAAAATGCAATTCCTTGAAACACTTCATGAAAAAGACATGAAATTTAACAAGAAATATGAAGCGTTAAAAAATCAATGT gcTAAAGTTAACTGGCAGCTcttaaaaaaaggaaaatgtcTTACTGCAAGGACCATCCTTGAACATTTCCAGGAAACACAGCTTGGTTATGTGGATGTCGAGGAggtacaatataaaaaatttgcagaaaaaccggataatttaattgaagTGGAGGCGTGGAACTTTACATCAGATACCTTTGCAACGGAAGCTGCAAGCTTTTACAGGAGAATTTGTCAAGGAGAACACTCTACATCCTCCTATAAATATACTGGTCTTAATGGTGTTAGTGGTCTAGCAATCCCAGCCAACATATTGACGGAATCAGAGTGGAGGGTGCTGGGATTAATTTGGAAATTAATCCCCTTGCCTGTAGGAAAACTTCTCAAATATAGTACGAATGGATGGCTAACTGTGATTACTGAATTAAAAGATGTAAGCATTGTAAGCGAAGAGCTgatctga
- the LOC138137496 gene encoding protein FMC1 homolog, with product MVSKIGTLRQIISELRHALPPGLLKNNLALQYLLTQYRQNKTTSEQLCKAREEMEFMAKTYLCYLRSSRMQQQIHDEFHGKGERSVRETANLVGFKLPHDPK from the coding sequence ATGGTTTCTAAAATAGGCACTCTGAGACAAATAATTTCCGAGTTGCGCCATGCGCTTCCCCCAggcttattaaaaaataacttgGCTCTTCAGTACCTTCTCACTCAGTATAGACAAAATAAGACGACGAGCGAGCAACTGTGCAAGGCGAGGGAGGAGATGGAGTTCATGGCAAAAACGTATCTGTGTTACTTGAGGAGTTCGCGGATGCAGCAACAAATCCACGACGAGTTTCACGGCAAAGGCGAAAGAAGTGTCAGAGAGACGGCCAATTTGGTCGGCTTTAAGCTACCTCATGATCCTAAATGA
- the LOC138137495 gene encoding SRR1-like protein yields MVRCLDVSTMSNDPSHVNDEFKLITYKRGKKSSKYKILPKPSTISVPSSTQINKETALRRIQEAKTEIGSSDLFASALASLREGLVALNNPTVKEIICFGLGRIGECMISRYQFAFLLCLKDLYNVSTVKVYDPIFSETDRWLLERFHCTVLKENYEGKYKVQDKCTTIFYMPHCPKQLTNNLLWANWGLDLNYCIIISNSFNLTIENTPKRDLNRTAEYIANIVPHILELALINSFRFFEIFNDTAIHIFPWSKMKLLSGDFWSFRTEPQYSDDDVEFIRSRSPREVANA; encoded by the exons ATGGTCAGATGTTTGGACGTTTCTACGATGTCGAACGACCCAAGTCATGTGAACGACGAATTCAAATTAATAACTTACAAACGTGGAAAAAAATCTTCTAAATATAAAATCCTACCAAAACCATCGACAATAAGTGTGCCATCAAgcacacaaataaataaagaaaccGCATTAAG gCGAATCCAGGAAGCAAAGACAGAAATAGGATCGTCAGATTTGTTTGCTTCAGCTTTGGCGTCGCTGCGGGAAGGTCTGGTAGCGTTAAATAATCCAACAGTAAaggaaattatttgttttgggTTGGGTAGAATCGGTGAGTGTATGATCTCTAGATATCAGTTTGCTTTTCTGCTTTGTTTGAAAGATCTGTATAACGTTAGTACCGTTAAAGTGTACGATCCAATATTTTCCGAAACTGATAGGTGGCTCCTGGAGCGTTTTCATTGTACggtattaaaagaaaattatgagGGAAAATACAAAGTCCAAGATAAATGTACCACAATATTTTACATGCCCCATTGTCCCAAGCAATTaacaaacaatttattgtGGGCAAATTGGGGTTTGGATTTAAATTATTGCATTATAATATCCAACAGTTTCAATTTGACGATTGAGAACACACCAAAACGAGATTTGAACCGAACTGCAGAATACATCGCGAACATTGTCCCGCACATCTTGGAACTAGCGCTGATAAATTCGTTTCGGTTTTTCGAAATATTTAACGATACCGCAATTCACATTTTTCCATGGAGcaaaatgaaattgttgtcgGGTGATTTTTGGTCGTTCCGCACCGAGCCCCAATACTCAGATGACGATGTTGAATTTATCAGGAGTAGATCTCCACGCGAAGTAGCAAATGCTTGA